In Micromonospora ferruginea, the sequence GAGGAGGCCCGCCAGTTGGCCCGTACCCTGCGGGAGACCCAGGCCCGCGAGCGCAAGGCCACCGAACTGCTGGCCACCGAACGGGGCCGGGCGGCCCGCGCGGCGGCCGACGCGGACGCCGAGCTGCGCCGCGCCCGGGCCCGGCTGGCCGAGGCGGAGGCCGCCGCCGGGGTGGCCCGGGCCAGCGCCAAGGAGGCCCGCTCGGTCGACGACGCCCGGCTGTGGCTGCTGCTGGAGACGATCGGCCAGGCGGCCGTCGGGCTGCGCCGGGAGCTGGCCCTCGACCCGGTGGACGCGCTGCCGGCGGACTTCGTCGCCGACGCGTTCGCCGACCAGCCGGGCGCGGCCCCGGCCGGCGCGGCGACGCGCGCCCGCGACACCGACGACCCGGCCCGGCTCGACCAGCTCCTCGCCCTGCCCCGGGCGCACCTGGTGGTGGACGGCTACAACGTCACCAAGCGCGGCTTCGGCGAGATGTCGCTGGAGCAGCAGCGCAAGCGGTTGATCACCGGGTTGGGCGGGATCGCCGCGCAGACCGGCGACGAGGTCACCGTGGTCTTCGACGGCGCCGAGCGGATCCACGGGCTGCCGCCCGCGCCGCGCGGCGTGCGGGTCCTCTTCTCCCGCAAGGGCGAGACCGCCGACGAGCTGATCCGGCGGCTGGTCCGCGCCGAGCCGGCCGGTCGGCCGGTGGTGGTGGTCTCCTCGGACCGCGAGGTCGCGGACGGGGTGCGCCGGCACGGCGCGTACCCGCTCGGGGCCGACTCGCTGCTGCGCCGCCTCGCCCGTTCCTGACCCGCCTGTGGCGTGATGATCGTTTTCGGGGTGGGTGCTGCCT encodes:
- a CDS encoding NYN domain-containing protein, whose product is MPLAEPHDDHSSAEEPVVGAPESGEDASTVEPEPTLPEPVRQRIVALTAAVLPGLPGDEVPVPLRRVAKFAPNRRARLGAPVIAAQLTADPLFRQRVTARVLADAGDLGAAVVEGTAPAAADPVEVAALAYLARPRGWRELIEASGEAVRAEADSAVVAELVREAEQRATRAEHDRAVARVEAEKLRDELARVREELGQLREEARQLARTLRETQARERKATELLATERGRAARAAADADAELRRARARLAEAEAAAGVARASAKEARSVDDARLWLLLETIGQAAVGLRRELALDPVDALPADFVADAFADQPGAAPAGAATRARDTDDPARLDQLLALPRAHLVVDGYNVTKRGFGEMSLEQQRKRLITGLGGIAAQTGDEVTVVFDGAERIHGLPPAPRGVRVLFSRKGETADELIRRLVRAEPAGRPVVVVSSDREVADGVRRHGAYPLGADSLLRRLARS